A region from the Algoriphagus machipongonensis genome encodes:
- a CDS encoding glycoside hydrolase family 95 protein → MKNLLALSALFFTIITQVYSQKSILWYTSPAEIWEEALPVGNGRLGAMVFGKPSMERIQLNEDSLWPGEQGDWGIAKGRRSDLDQIRAYLRAGENEKSDSLLVAAFSRKAITRSHQTLGDLWLDFDFQEISDYKRSLDLTTAVASSTFKSQGYTVTQEVLSSAPDDAIVIRLKTNHPDGFVGKIRLSRPEDEGFATAETKSLSENTLSMAGMITQRKGQLDSNPYPLLTGVKFKTLVYVETEDGNLNNGVDYLELSGSKEVLIKLVTETSFYNQDFDHAAELELENVKTKNWEGILEPHIQDYSQWFERMELKLGKAAMSEVPTDVRIENVQAGGVDLHLEKLLFDYGRYLLISSSRPGNNPANLQGIWNKDINAPWNADYHLNINLQMNYWPADVTNLSKLNQPLFDFVDGVIHRGQEVAQTNFGMAGTFLPHATDLWQVPFMRAATAYWGGWVGAGGWMARHYWDHYLFTKDERFLRERAFPAISQVTAFYSDWLVEYPGENTLVSAPSTSPENRFFNEAGRPVATTMGAAMDQQIIADVFSSFLAASEILNSESRLRDRVKEQLARLRPGVQIAEDGRILEWDQPYEETEKGHRHMSHLYAFHPGDAITESETPEAFAAVRKTLEYRLEHGGAGTGWSRAWLINFSARLLDGEMAHDNILELIKKSLYPNLFDGHPPFQIDGNFGYTAGVAEMLIQSHEKDIVRLLPALPKAWKDGEVKGIKARGDITVEMKWEDGEITALSLVPGEDQNITLFYNGSEMNLMLKKGEKFGFEMD, encoded by the coding sequence ATGAAAAACCTGCTTGCCCTAAGTGCCCTATTTTTTACAATTATTACCCAAGTCTATTCACAGAAATCTATTTTATGGTACACTTCTCCTGCTGAAATTTGGGAAGAAGCCTTACCTGTTGGAAATGGAAGATTAGGCGCGATGGTTTTTGGTAAACCAAGCATGGAAAGAATCCAATTGAATGAGGATTCATTATGGCCGGGAGAACAGGGAGATTGGGGAATAGCAAAAGGTAGAAGAAGCGATTTAGACCAGATCAGAGCTTACTTAAGAGCTGGTGAAAATGAAAAATCTGATTCCCTTTTAGTAGCTGCATTTTCTAGAAAAGCAATTACACGTTCGCATCAAACTTTGGGTGACCTATGGCTGGATTTTGATTTTCAAGAGATAAGCGACTACAAAAGAAGTTTAGACCTGACCACAGCGGTCGCGAGCAGTACATTTAAAAGTCAAGGTTATACTGTAACTCAGGAGGTTTTATCCTCTGCCCCCGATGATGCGATTGTCATTCGATTAAAAACAAACCACCCAGATGGTTTTGTGGGAAAAATAAGACTATCACGCCCAGAGGACGAAGGCTTTGCCACTGCTGAGACAAAAAGTCTAAGCGAAAACACACTCTCAATGGCTGGGATGATAACCCAGAGAAAAGGGCAACTTGATTCGAATCCTTATCCTTTATTAACTGGAGTCAAATTCAAAACCTTGGTTTATGTAGAGACAGAAGATGGCAACCTAAATAATGGGGTTGATTATTTGGAGTTATCTGGCAGCAAGGAAGTGCTAATTAAGCTGGTAACCGAAACAAGCTTTTACAACCAAGATTTTGATCATGCAGCAGAATTAGAACTAGAAAATGTAAAGACAAAAAACTGGGAAGGGATCTTAGAGCCCCATATTCAGGATTACTCTCAATGGTTCGAGAGAATGGAATTGAAGTTAGGGAAGGCAGCGATGAGCGAAGTCCCAACAGATGTAAGAATAGAAAATGTTCAGGCTGGTGGAGTTGATCTTCACTTGGAAAAGTTACTTTTTGACTATGGAAGGTACCTGTTGATTTCCTCTAGTAGACCAGGCAATAATCCCGCAAACCTTCAAGGAATCTGGAATAAGGATATCAATGCACCATGGAACGCTGATTATCATCTGAATATTAACCTGCAGATGAACTACTGGCCGGCTGATGTTACCAATCTAAGTAAACTAAATCAACCTCTTTTTGATTTTGTAGATGGCGTTATTCACAGAGGTCAGGAAGTAGCCCAAACCAATTTTGGTATGGCGGGCACTTTTCTTCCACATGCTACAGATTTATGGCAAGTTCCATTTATGCGTGCAGCTACTGCCTATTGGGGTGGCTGGGTAGGCGCTGGAGGATGGATGGCTAGACATTATTGGGATCACTATCTATTTACAAAAGATGAACGTTTTCTTAGAGAGAGAGCTTTTCCAGCCATTTCTCAAGTTACCGCGTTTTATTCTGATTGGTTGGTAGAATACCCAGGCGAAAACACACTAGTTTCCGCTCCTTCCACTTCACCGGAAAATCGATTTTTTAACGAGGCTGGTAGGCCAGTTGCCACTACGATGGGGGCTGCCATGGATCAGCAAATCATCGCAGATGTCTTTTCTTCCTTCTTAGCTGCCTCCGAAATATTGAACTCGGAATCCCGACTTAGAGATCGAGTAAAAGAACAACTCGCTCGTTTGAGACCAGGAGTCCAAATTGCAGAGGATGGAAGAATACTAGAATGGGATCAACCCTATGAAGAAACTGAAAAAGGACATCGTCATATGTCCCATCTATATGCATTTCACCCTGGAGATGCCATCACCGAAAGTGAAACACCTGAAGCCTTTGCCGCAGTTAGGAAAACTTTGGAATATAGACTCGAACATGGTGGTGCAGGAACAGGCTGGTCTAGAGCTTGGCTTATTAATTTTTCTGCGAGATTGTTAGATGGAGAAATGGCGCATGATAATATTCTCGAGCTGATAAAAAAATCATTGTACCCAAACCTATTTGATGGTCATCCTCCATTCCAGATTGATGGTAACTTTGGTTATACTGCAGGTGTTGCAGAAATGCTCATCCAATCTCATGAAAAAGACATCGTCCGCTTATTACCAGCTTTGCCAAAGGCCTGGAAAGATGGGGAAGTCAAAGGAATTAAAGCAAGAGGAGATATTACCGTGGAAATGAAGTGGGAAGATGGTGAAATCACAGCGCTTTCACTTGTTCCGGGCGAAGACCAAAACATCACCTTGTTTTACAATGGATCTGAGATGAACCTAATGCTTAAGAAGGGGGAGAAATTTGGCTTTGAGATGGATTGA
- a CDS encoding TlpA family protein disulfide reductase, translating into MDWKKEIKSWGIMLSIVAFLYFTGLLPVIMGGVQSVLLSTGLIKPKIEVPNLVDQSFDYRGQFMDFEGNVIDLEDYKGKTLFINLWASWCGPCRAEMPHISELYKKVKNDPNVEFLMIGLDNDIEKSRGFIEGKPWGFPTAHASYGLNQSLQSEAIPTTLVVSPEGKIVFYQQGMSNFNTKEFEEFLVSQ; encoded by the coding sequence ATGGATTGGAAAAAAGAAATTAAAAGCTGGGGTATCATGCTCAGCATAGTAGCATTTTTATACTTTACTGGTTTGTTGCCTGTGATCATGGGTGGAGTGCAATCGGTCTTACTTTCTACAGGTTTAATTAAACCTAAAATTGAAGTCCCCAACTTAGTCGACCAATCCTTTGATTACCGAGGACAATTCATGGATTTTGAAGGAAACGTGATCGATTTAGAGGACTATAAAGGAAAAACCCTTTTCATTAATTTATGGGCATCTTGGTGTGGACCATGCAGGGCAGAAATGCCACATATTTCTGAACTTTATAAGAAAGTTAAAAATGATCCAAATGTTGAATTTCTAATGATTGGACTCGACAATGACATTGAAAAAAGTCGAGGTTTTATAGAAGGAAAACCCTGGGGTTTTCCTACAGCACATGCCAGCTATGGCCTAAATCAAAGCTTACAAAGTGAGGCAATCCCCACTACTCTTGTGGTGAGTCCAGAAGGTAAGATTGTTTTCTACCAACAAGGCATGAGTAACTTCAACACAAAAGAATTTGAGGAATTTTTAGTCTCTCAATAG
- a CDS encoding Tex family protein has protein sequence MNYEVQIASELNVKSNQVKATIGLLDEGGTVPFISRYRKEATGSLDEVEVAAIRDRVLQLRDLDKRKEAVLKSIEEQGKLNPDLKKKVEEAETMAKLEDIYLPYKPKRRTKATIAKEKGLEPLAELIFEQKSLNLEEEAEKFLDAEKEVNSVEEALQGARDIMSEWINENADLREKMRKLFLNEGVFSSKVLPGKEQEAIKYKDYFDWSEPIKSAPSHRVLAMRRGEKELFLMLDSLPEEASAIFQMEKVILSDAANSSVDQVKLAIKDCYKRLLKPSMETEIRLLTKKKADEEAIKVFTENLRQLLLGAPLGQKSVMAIDPGFRTGCKLVCLGPQGQFLHYEAIFPHEPQRRAAEAGMNIKGLVEKYEVQAIAIGNGTAGRETEAFVKSLGLPKSVVITMVNESGASIYSASDVAREEFPDLDLTVRGAVSIGRRLMDPLAELVKIDPKSIGVGQYQHDVDQNALKNALDDTVMSAVNGVGVEVNTASKQLLTYVSGLGPTLAQNIVDFRNENGPFKSRSQLKKVPRLGDKAFEQAAGFLRISQAKHPLDSSAVHPERYALVEQMAKDLYSTVSDLMSSDDLRKKILLKNYVSETVGIPTLQDILEELAKPGRDPRESFEVFAFEESVNSIGDLKTGMKLPGVVTNITAFGAFVDVGVHQDGLVHLSHLADRFVKDPNEIVTVNQKVQVTVMEVDIPRNRIGLSMKSDPFAERGKKMEKRASSKPKRQESEGSMAEKLAALKGKFGG, from the coding sequence ATGAATTACGAAGTACAGATAGCCAGTGAACTTAATGTCAAATCGAATCAGGTCAAAGCGACAATTGGATTATTGGATGAGGGAGGTACGGTTCCATTTATTTCCCGATATAGAAAAGAAGCAACAGGTTCCTTAGATGAGGTGGAGGTAGCCGCAATCAGGGATCGAGTGCTTCAGTTAAGAGACTTGGATAAAAGAAAAGAAGCTGTTCTTAAATCCATTGAGGAGCAAGGGAAGCTTAATCCTGACCTGAAAAAGAAGGTGGAAGAGGCGGAAACCATGGCTAAGCTTGAAGATATTTATTTGCCATATAAACCCAAAAGGAGAACAAAAGCTACGATTGCAAAAGAAAAAGGCTTGGAGCCACTTGCTGAGTTGATTTTTGAGCAAAAATCGCTGAATCTTGAAGAAGAAGCAGAAAAGTTTTTGGATGCTGAGAAAGAGGTGAATTCAGTAGAGGAGGCACTTCAGGGAGCACGGGATATCATGTCCGAATGGATTAATGAAAATGCCGATTTGAGGGAAAAGATGAGAAAACTATTCTTAAATGAAGGTGTGTTCTCATCAAAAGTTCTACCCGGAAAAGAGCAGGAAGCGATCAAATACAAAGACTATTTTGATTGGTCTGAACCTATCAAATCTGCACCCTCACATCGTGTACTTGCTATGCGTAGAGGGGAAAAGGAGCTTTTCTTAATGCTAGATTCCCTTCCTGAAGAAGCATCTGCAATCTTTCAAATGGAGAAAGTGATATTGTCGGATGCGGCAAACTCCTCGGTAGATCAAGTGAAATTGGCGATCAAAGATTGTTATAAACGATTGTTGAAGCCTAGTATGGAAACAGAGATTCGCTTGTTAACCAAGAAAAAAGCGGATGAGGAGGCGATCAAAGTTTTTACGGAAAACTTACGCCAACTATTATTGGGAGCTCCTTTGGGACAAAAGTCGGTGATGGCCATTGACCCAGGGTTCCGAACAGGCTGTAAGTTAGTTTGCTTGGGACCACAAGGACAGTTTTTACACTATGAAGCGATTTTCCCTCATGAGCCACAAAGAAGAGCTGCTGAAGCTGGAATGAATATTAAAGGGCTTGTAGAAAAGTATGAAGTGCAGGCAATAGCCATTGGCAATGGAACAGCAGGAAGAGAGACTGAAGCTTTTGTGAAAAGTCTAGGGCTTCCAAAATCTGTGGTCATAACTATGGTGAATGAATCAGGAGCATCTATTTACTCAGCTTCGGATGTTGCAAGAGAAGAATTTCCTGATCTGGACTTGACAGTAAGAGGAGCGGTTTCTATTGGTCGTCGATTGATGGATCCTTTGGCTGAGCTAGTTAAGATAGATCCTAAATCTATTGGTGTAGGGCAATACCAGCATGATGTGGATCAAAACGCATTGAAAAATGCCTTGGATGATACGGTGATGTCTGCAGTAAATGGTGTAGGAGTAGAGGTTAACACAGCTTCAAAACAGTTACTAACCTATGTTTCAGGATTAGGGCCCACGTTGGCACAGAATATTGTGGATTTCAGAAATGAAAATGGTCCTTTTAAAAGCCGTTCACAATTGAAAAAAGTACCAAGATTAGGAGATAAGGCTTTTGAGCAAGCGGCGGGATTCTTGAGAATAAGTCAAGCAAAACACCCGTTGGATTCCTCTGCGGTCCACCCAGAGCGATATGCTTTAGTGGAGCAAATGGCGAAAGATCTCTATTCAACCGTATCCGATTTGATGAGCTCTGATGATTTGAGGAAAAAGATATTGTTGAAGAATTATGTGTCTGAAACGGTGGGTATACCTACCCTTCAGGATATTTTAGAGGAACTGGCAAAGCCTGGCCGTGATCCGCGTGAGAGCTTTGAGGTTTTTGCATTTGAAGAATCAGTAAATAGTATTGGTGATCTAAAAACAGGGATGAAACTCCCAGGTGTCGTGACCAATATTACTGCCTTTGGAGCATTTGTGGATGTGGGAGTTCATCAAGATGGCTTAGTTCATTTGAGTCATTTGGCAGATCGTTTTGTGAAAGATCCAAATGAGATTGTGACTGTGAATCAAAAAGTTCAGGTTACCGTGATGGAGGTAGATATTCCTCGAAATAGAATTGGGCTAAGCATGAAGTCAGACCCATTTGCTGAGCGAGGAAAGAAGATGGAAAAGCGCGCCTCTTCTAAACCAAAGCGCCAAGAGTCTGAAGGTTCGATGGCCGAGAAATTAGCTGCGCTGAAAGGGAAGTTTGGAGGTTAA